In Elaeis guineensis isolate ETL-2024a chromosome 1, EG11, whole genome shotgun sequence, a genomic segment contains:
- the LOC109505500 gene encoding uncharacterized protein yields the protein MSTDWGPVIVAVILFILLSPGLLFQLPARNRVIEFGNMYTSGISVLVHSVIFFAILTILVIAIGVHVHAA from the coding sequence ATGTCGACGGATTGGGGGCCGGTGATCGTTGCGGTAATCCTCTTTATTCTCTTATCACCAGGGCTCTTATTTCAGCTACCAGCAAGGAATAGAGTAATAGAATTTGGTAACATGTACACGAGTGGGATCTCGGTTCTGGTTCACAGTGTCATCTTCTTCGCAATACTAACCATCCTGGTGATTGCAATAGGCGTTCATGTGCATGCCGCGTGA
- the LOC109505505 gene encoding uncharacterized protein: MKDWAPSIIATALFAFLSPGVILQLPGRDRPVDFMNMKTSWFSILIHALIFGLLLMLFLVILQAHLYV, translated from the coding sequence ATGAAGGATTGGGCTCCCTCCATCATAGCTACAGCTTTGTTTGCATTCCTGAGCCCTGGAGTAATCTTGCAGCTGCCGGGGAGGGATCGGCCGGTCGACTTCATGAATATGAAGACCAGCTGGTTCTCCATTCTGATCCATGCTCTCATCTTTGGTTTGCTTCTCATGTTGTTCCTTGTCATTTTGCAAGCTCACCTCtatgtctga
- the LOC140854788 gene encoding uncharacterized protein: MKRMGLSGVDAYAKFYQNKSGEFVIEEARQRHEKMLELREQTMREVGFDDDTGSQQVCLMTDDTILDTVLGRQLGSGHSMRSKNHAVRHPAGLMMHRCQRQLGHP; encoded by the exons atgaagaggatg ggactatccggagtcgacgcctatgctaaattctatcaaaacaagagtggcgagttcgtgatcgaggaggcgaggcagcgtcat gaaaaaatgttagaattgagagagcagaCGATGAGGGAGGTGGGATTTGACGatgatactggatcgcagcaggtttgtttgatgacagatgatacgattttggataccgtcctcgggcggcaactaggatctggtcatagcatgcggtccaaaaatcatgcagttcgtcatccggccggtctgatgatgcatcggtgccaaaggcagttaggacatccatga